The Scomber scombrus chromosome 5, fScoSco1.1, whole genome shotgun sequence genome window below encodes:
- the sh3bgr gene encoding SH3 domain-binding glutamic acid-rich protein isoform X2, with protein sequence MVIKVFLASSSGSTAIKKKQQDVVGFLEALKVDYTQLDIACSEDNRMWMRQNVPEEKKPTNGIPLPPQIFNEESYCGDYETFFDAKEDNAVYSFLGLPPPPGSKEAQQADMANIVENGTHTEEANAEENVDESTEAHAEEEEEQEEEELRKLEEEEEAEVQEEEAAAE encoded by the exons ATGGTTATCAAAGTGTTTCTCGCCTCTTCATCGGGATCCACAGCG ATCAAGAAGAAGCAGCAAGATGTGGTCGGCTTCTTGGAGGCTCTTAAAGTGGACTACACTCAGCTGGACATCGCCTGTAGTGAGGACAACCGCATGTGGATGAGGCAGAACGTCCCTGAGGAGAAGAAGCCCACCAACGGCATCCCCCTGCCCCCACAGATCTTCAACGAAGAGAGCTACTGTGGA GACTATGAAACATTCTTCGATGCTAAGGAAGACAACGCTGTTTATTCCTTCCTGGGGCTGCCCCCTCCTcctgggtcaaag GAAGCACAACAGGCTGACATGGCAAACATTGTGGAGAACGGGACCCATACTGAGGAAGCTAATGCAGAAGAAAACGTTGATGAATCCACA GAGGCCCacgcagaggaggaagaagaacag GAAGAAGAAGAGCTACGAAAGCTTGAG
- the sh3bgr gene encoding SH3 domain-binding glutamic acid-rich protein isoform X1: MVIKVFLASSSGSTAIKKKQQDVVGFLEALKVDYTQLDIACSEDNRMWMRQNVPEEKKPTNGIPLPPQIFNEESYCGDYETFFDAKEDNAVYSFLGLPPPPGSKEAQQADMANIVENGTHTEEANAEENVDESTEAHAEEEEEQEEEDLQSEEEEELRKLEEEEEAEVQEEEAAAE, encoded by the exons ATGGTTATCAAAGTGTTTCTCGCCTCTTCATCGGGATCCACAGCG ATCAAGAAGAAGCAGCAAGATGTGGTCGGCTTCTTGGAGGCTCTTAAAGTGGACTACACTCAGCTGGACATCGCCTGTAGTGAGGACAACCGCATGTGGATGAGGCAGAACGTCCCTGAGGAGAAGAAGCCCACCAACGGCATCCCCCTGCCCCCACAGATCTTCAACGAAGAGAGCTACTGTGGA GACTATGAAACATTCTTCGATGCTAAGGAAGACAACGCTGTTTATTCCTTCCTGGGGCTGCCCCCTCCTcctgggtcaaag GAAGCACAACAGGCTGACATGGCAAACATTGTGGAGAACGGGACCCATACTGAGGAAGCTAATGCAGAAGAAAACGTTGATGAATCCACA GAGGCCCacgcagaggaggaagaagaacag gAGGAAGAGGATTTGCAGTCAGAG GAAGAAGAAGAGCTACGAAAGCTTGAG
- the sh3bgr gene encoding SH3 domain-binding glutamic acid-rich protein isoform X3, producing the protein MVIKVFLASSSGSTAIKKKQQDVVGFLEALKVDYTQLDIACSEDNRMWMRQNVPEEKKPTNGIPLPPQIFNEESYCGDYETFFDAKEDNAVYSFLGLPPPPGSKEAQQADMANIVENGTHTEEANAEENVDESTEAHAEEEEEQEEEDLQSEEEEEAEVQEEEAAAE; encoded by the exons ATGGTTATCAAAGTGTTTCTCGCCTCTTCATCGGGATCCACAGCG ATCAAGAAGAAGCAGCAAGATGTGGTCGGCTTCTTGGAGGCTCTTAAAGTGGACTACACTCAGCTGGACATCGCCTGTAGTGAGGACAACCGCATGTGGATGAGGCAGAACGTCCCTGAGGAGAAGAAGCCCACCAACGGCATCCCCCTGCCCCCACAGATCTTCAACGAAGAGAGCTACTGTGGA GACTATGAAACATTCTTCGATGCTAAGGAAGACAACGCTGTTTATTCCTTCCTGGGGCTGCCCCCTCCTcctgggtcaaag GAAGCACAACAGGCTGACATGGCAAACATTGTGGAGAACGGGACCCATACTGAGGAAGCTAATGCAGAAGAAAACGTTGATGAATCCACA GAGGCCCacgcagaggaggaagaagaacag gAGGAAGAGGATTTGCAGTCAGAG
- the sh3bgr gene encoding SH3 domain-binding glutamic acid-rich protein isoform X4 yields MVIKVFLASSSGSTAIKKKQQDVVGFLEALKVDYTQLDIACSEDNRMWMRQNVPEEKKPTNGIPLPPQIFNEESYCGDYETFFDAKEDNAVYSFLGLPPPPGSKEAQQADMANIVENGTHTEEANAEENVDESTEAHAEEEEEQEEEEAEVQEEEAAAE; encoded by the exons ATGGTTATCAAAGTGTTTCTCGCCTCTTCATCGGGATCCACAGCG ATCAAGAAGAAGCAGCAAGATGTGGTCGGCTTCTTGGAGGCTCTTAAAGTGGACTACACTCAGCTGGACATCGCCTGTAGTGAGGACAACCGCATGTGGATGAGGCAGAACGTCCCTGAGGAGAAGAAGCCCACCAACGGCATCCCCCTGCCCCCACAGATCTTCAACGAAGAGAGCTACTGTGGA GACTATGAAACATTCTTCGATGCTAAGGAAGACAACGCTGTTTATTCCTTCCTGGGGCTGCCCCCTCCTcctgggtcaaag GAAGCACAACAGGCTGACATGGCAAACATTGTGGAGAACGGGACCCATACTGAGGAAGCTAATGCAGAAGAAAACGTTGATGAATCCACA GAGGCCCacgcagaggaggaagaagaacag
- the LOC133981030 gene encoding lebercilin-like protein, which yields MCVRQQSLMQAFAHKGGYGDAVSCSTDTSRWSSPSRLFCDSNSPHYSSEFEDQTDSCAYKTPGAKSPDKCQELKPSGRTKAKKAQKAPKQKTNHTTNHQLPKLTPIKPLHVSKPRIQSANLNCISELKSQVWDLQHQLSEAKTENKLLNRLQHRHTVALQHFQDSEGSVSQIQTKHNKEVRALQGLLRETRTCRDNLARQLQATENKLLNATASLQRMQLLNQDHNLLEREELSLRLAKATAKLEEKDKRILDLEKNLELCQASSNHQITTEHRKTSEARKMSGYLQEQIYQLTIEIKHRKRELETHNIYSHRLLKRSNQKGRESKMVQTDELVLIPTEAARLLKLQYSETEERLEEQESPVNTESFTIGYLESEVSVNITSEENHVEETETERCSDSVEQNSCSEENPERQTEEHIPQELEEEHPKEHESQVSGIFEETLNTTEPKGNGYKRSKTKCNYTFIQTIENLHNRKPACSSVDTPV from the exons ATGTGTGTGAGGCAGCAGAGTCTGATGCAGGCCTTTGCTCACAAGGGGGGTTATGGTGATGCTGTGAGCTGCAGCACGGACACCTCCCGGTGGTCCTCTCCCTCCAGACTGTTCTGTGACTCTAATTCTCCACACTACTCTTCTGAGTTTGAAGACCAAACTGACTCATGTGCATACAAGACCCCAGGAGCCAAGTCACCAGACAAGTGCCAAGAATTAAAACCATCTGGAAGAACAAAAG CTAAAAAAGCACAAAAGGCCCCCAAGCAGAAGACAAACCACACTACAAACCATCAACTGCCAAAGTTGACTCCGATCAAGCCCCTGCACGTGTCAAAGCCAAGGATCCAGTCTGCCAACTTAAACTGCATCAGTGAGCTGAAGAGCCAGGTGTGGGATCTGCAGCATCAGCTGAGTGAGGccaagacagaaaacaaactgctgAACAGGCTCCAGCACCGCCACACGGTGGCACTGCAGCATTTCCAAGACTCAGAGGGCAGCGTTTCACAG ATCCAAACCAAGCACAACAAAGAGGTCCGAGCCCTGCAGGGGTTGCTTCGTGAGACCCGCACATGCCGTGACAACCTGGCGAGACAGTTACAGGCCACGGAAAACAAGTTGTTAAATGCTACGGCCAGTCTGCAGCGTATGCAACTGCTCAACCAGGATCACAACCTGCTGGAGAGGGAAGAACTCAGCCTCAGGTTGGCCAAGGCCACTGCCAAGCTGGAGGAGAAGGACAAGAGGATACTG GACTTAGAGAAGAATCTTGAGTTGTGCCAAGCCTCATCCAATCACCAAATAACCACTGAACATAGAAAGACCAGCGAGGCGAGAAAGATGTCTGGCTATCTGCAAGAGCAGATATATCAATTAACTATTGAAATCAAA catagaaagagagagctgGAAACACACAATATTTACTCCCACAGACTTCTAAAAAGGTCTAACCAAAAAG GAAGGGAAAGTAAGATGGTTCAAACAGATGAATTAGTCCTTATCCCCACTGAGGCTGCGAGGCTTTTGAAGTTACAGTATTCTGAGACTGAAGAGAGGCTGGAAGAGCAGGAGAGCCCCGTGAACACG GAGTCTTTTACTATCGGATatctggagtcagaggtttcaGTTAATATCACGTCAGAAGAAAATCACGTAGAGGAAACTGAGACTGAGAGATGTTCAG ATTCTGTTGAGCAGAACAGTTGCTCAGAAGAAAACCCAGAGCGTCAAACTGAGGAACACATCCCACAGGAGTTAGAAGAAGAGCACCCAAAGGAACATGAAAGCCAGGTGTCCGGCATTTTTGAGGAAACTCTGAATACAACTGAACCTAAAGGCAATGGGTACAAGCGGTCCAAAACCAAATGCAACTACACTTTCATACAAACTATTGAGAACCTGCACAACAGAAAACCCGCCTGCAGCAGTGTAGACACACCAGTGTGA
- the get1 gene encoding guided entry of tail-anchored proteins factor 1, protein MASGYAWFLVLVSVFLCNLMKSLLPSISSCLSKMVQKDAEQESDMRTEIQEMKKEQSSISMMDEFARYARLERKINKMTDKLKTHVKSRTAQQAKMKWVVNIVFYILQAAVMISLIWKYYSDPVTVVPSKWIAPVERLVAFPTGVAGGVGITCWLVVCNKVVTLGLQAVN, encoded by the exons ATGGCGTCCGGCTATGCGTGGTTCCTGGTGCTCGTCTCAGTTTTTCTGTGCAATCTCATGAAATCACTCCTACCCAGCATTTCCTCCTGT CTCTCAAAGATGGTGCAGAAAGACGCTGAGCAGGAGAGCGACATGAGGACTGAAATCCAGGAGATGAAGAAGGAGCAGTCCTCAATTAGCATGATGGATGAGTTCGCTAGATATGCTAGACTGGAGCGCAAAATCAACAAGATGACagacaagctgaaaacacacg TGAAATCAAGAACAGCACAACAAGCCAAAATGAAATGGGTTGTGAACATTGTCTTTTACATACTGCAG GCTGCTGTGATGATCTCTTTGATATGGAAATATTACTCTGACCCAGTGACAGTGGTCCCTAGTAAATGGATTGCCCCTGTGGAGCGGCTCGTGGCCTTCCCAACAGGAGTGGCAG GTGGAGTGGGAATCACATGCTGGTTGGTGGTGTGCAACAAAGTAGTTACACTGGGTCTCCAGGCAGTCAACTAA
- the LOC133980861 gene encoding non-histone chromosomal protein HMG-14A-like isoform X2: MGRKKSSSDADASAEPRRKSLRLSDTKPEPKPQPEKTKAAPKPKKVKEPAKPKPEKKKKEEEEEPEVEKEEAPAENGDAKAEEDAAAADEAVEKEDDEEDEEEEDKPEEEEKAAE, from the exons atgggaaggaagaaa TCTAGCAGTGATGCAGATGCAAGCGCAGAG CCAAGGAGAAAGTCTCTACGGTTGTCGGAT acaaaaccAGAGCCAAAACCACAGCCAGAGAAGacaaag GCAGCTCCCAAGCCTAAAAAGGTAAAGGAGCCAGCAAAGCCCAagccagagaagaagaagaaagaagaagaagaagaacccGAGGTTGAGAAAGAAGAGGCCCCTGCAGAAAATGGAGATGCCAAAGCTGAGGAG gaTGCTGCTGCAGCAGATGAAGCTGTCGAAAAGGAAGATGacgaggaggatgaggaagaggaggataaacctgaagaggaggaaaaagcaGCAGAGTAG
- the LOC133980861 gene encoding non-histone chromosomal protein HMG-14A-like isoform X1, which produces MGRKKSSSDADASAEPRRKSLRLSDKETKPEPKPQPEKTKAAPKPKKVKEPAKPKPEKKKKEEEEEPEVEKEEAPAENGDAKAEEDAAAADEAVEKEDDEEDEEEEDKPEEEEKAAE; this is translated from the exons atgggaaggaagaaa TCTAGCAGTGATGCAGATGCAAGCGCAGAG CCAAGGAGAAAGTCTCTACGGTTGTCGGAT aaagagacaaaaccAGAGCCAAAACCACAGCCAGAGAAGacaaag GCAGCTCCCAAGCCTAAAAAGGTAAAGGAGCCAGCAAAGCCCAagccagagaagaagaagaaagaagaagaagaagaacccGAGGTTGAGAAAGAAGAGGCCCCTGCAGAAAATGGAGATGCCAAAGCTGAGGAG gaTGCTGCTGCAGCAGATGAAGCTGTCGAAAAGGAAGATGacgaggaggatgaggaagaggaggataaacctgaagaggaggaaaaagcaGCAGAGTAG